One genomic segment of Thermococcus peptonophilus includes these proteins:
- a CDS encoding class I SAM-dependent methyltransferase has protein sequence MIPTLDEVRLFLRRLGFEESSLRELIEQIEYFEMEAPERDDIVRDYLRDECIDKMIWEIVKEVLRLGKGRVKLLDVAAGSGFFTERIKRKLEERGVKVDVYGLDITPSMLKRLRDKGITPIWGVAERIGDSIRIANEYYGLEVPEKFDIVISTLAFHHFLNPEDVLRSIRDVLGDGGRVIIVDVLKHSHEEFRESLKDTHTGFSLDEIQEMGSKVFREIDARPIGLHCEVDGVVVGLYKAVFSRAKT, from the coding sequence ATGATACCGACTCTTGATGAGGTGCGGCTCTTCCTCCGGAGGCTGGGCTTTGAGGAAAGTTCACTCAGAGAGCTGATAGAGCAGATAGAATACTTTGAGATGGAGGCCCCTGAGAGGGACGACATCGTCAGGGACTATCTCAGGGACGAGTGCATAGACAAAATGATCTGGGAGATAGTGAAGGAAGTTCTGCGGCTGGGGAAGGGGAGGGTGAAGCTCCTCGATGTTGCAGCCGGTTCTGGGTTCTTCACCGAGAGGATCAAGAGAAAGCTCGAGGAAAGAGGGGTTAAAGTGGATGTCTACGGGCTGGACATAACACCAAGCATGCTGAAGAGGCTTAGAGATAAGGGCATAACCCCGATCTGGGGCGTCGCCGAGAGAATCGGGGACTCGATACGGATAGCCAACGAGTACTACGGACTCGAAGTGCCGGAGAAGTTCGACATCGTGATCTCCACACTGGCATTTCACCATTTCCTCAACCCGGAGGATGTCCTGAGAAGCATCAGAGACGTCCTCGGAGATGGTGGCAGGGTGATAATCGTTGATGTCCTCAAGCACAGCCACGAGGAGTTCAGGGAGTCCCTAAAGGACACTCACACCGGGTTCTCCCTAGACGAAATTCAAGAGATGGGCTCAAAGGTGTTCCGTGAGATTGATGCCCGACCCATAGGACTCCACTGTGAGGTCGACGGTGTGGTGGTCGGCCTTTACAAGGCGGTGTTTAGCCGGGCTAAAACGTAG